The following coding sequences are from one Bufo bufo chromosome 2, aBufBuf1.1, whole genome shotgun sequence window:
- the LOC120991449 gene encoding trichoplein keratin filament-binding protein, translating into MALPTLPSPWHSRSRLLEKQIVRHREQEARFRNEWDMTNRYFRQSDVCSSKQAQWSSRVSYEQSMNAYHREKQREEKRRNLERRREELRKLLQEERDLLEAELQELSRNRDPDIASMREKAEGLKSAREERRKKLAEELLYEQWKTSNMKLREVESSLHKKHVVDAWAEQVTEKDQEKLAEEEEKKRFENQYELARKEALENMKKQEERRRQAEKERAEVLQQQMEELQLRDLEAQKLKKEQEDLLRQQWEVEELQEERKKIEDRRKKIELGHFLSRQYTAQMKRRARMVQEELETDMKILAALISKEDEEQSLRSARREQAAADAAWMKRVIEEQLHLERQREAELDTLFREEARQVWEKREAEWDRERNARNRLMKEVLTGRQLQIQEKIEQNKRAQRESLKSREQLIRELEEFKQLTSREKKEEEELKTARKLELEAQISERRLQEREAMMRLEEEEREEKLAEEEDEYLAEQEAEIMTERGYQDKVFSRPRPAWS; encoded by the exons ATGGCATTACCTACGCTCCCATCACCCTGGCACAGTCGTAGCAGATTGCTAGAGAAGCAGATTGTGCGTCACAGAGAACAAGAGGCCCGATTCCGGAATGAGTGGGATATGACCAACCGGTATTTCAGGCAGTCAGATGTCTGCAGCAGTAAACAGGCCCAGTGGAGTTCACGGGTTTCATATGAGCAGAG TATGAATGCTTACCACCGGGAGAAGCAGAGAGAGGAGAAAAGAAGGAACTTGGAGCGACGGAGAGAAGAGCTACGCAAACTGTTACAGGAAGAACGAGATCTACTTGAGGCGGAACTCCAGGAGCTCTCTCGAAACAGGGATCCTGATATCGCTAGCATGAGAGAGAAAGCTGAGGGGCTGAAGTCAGCACGGGAGGAAAGGAGGAAAAAG CTCGCAGAGGAGTTACTGTACGAGCAGTGGAAGACGAGCAATATGAAGCTTCGTGAG GTGGAGTCCAGTTTACATAAAAAGCATGTGGTTGATGCCTGGGCTGAGCAAGTCACAGAGAAGGATCAG gaAAAATTAGCTGAGGAAGAAGAGAAGAAGAGGTTTGAAAACCAGTATGAGCTTGCCAGAAAAGAGGCCTTGGAGAATATGAAGAAGCAGGAAGAGAGGCGTCGTCAAGCAGAAAAGGAACGTGCTGAGGTCCTACAACAGCAAATGGAGGAGCTTCAGTTGAGGGACCTGGAG GCTCAGAAATTAAAGAAGGAACAGGAAGACTTATTGAGACAACAGTGGGAAGTGGAGGAGCTTCAGGAAGAGAGGAAGAAAATTGAGGATCGTAGGAAGAAAATAGAGCTTGG TCACTTCCTGAGTCGTCAGTACACCGCACAGATGAAGAGAAGAGCCCGCATGGTACAGGAAGAACTG GAAACGGACATGAAGATACTAGCAGCACTGATCAGTAAAGAAGATGAGGAGCAAAGCTTGCGTTCCGCTAGAAGGGAGCAGGCAGCTGCTGATGCAGCCTGGATGAAACGCGTCATTGAGGAGCAGCTTCATCTGGAGAGGCAGAGAGAAGCAGAGCTCGATACTCTCTTCAG GGAAGAAGCCAGACAGGTGTGGGAGAAAAGAGAGGCGGAATGGGACAGAGAGAGGAATGCACGGAATCGCTTGATGAAAGAG GTGCTGACAGGAAGGCAGCTTCAGATTCAGGAGAAAATAGAACAGAATAAACGGGCACAGAGGGAATCGTTAAAGTCTCGTGAACAGCTCATCCGAGAGCTTGAAGAGTTCAAGCAACTGACTTCTAGAGAGAAAAAAGAGGAGGAAGAACTGAAGACGGCTCGAAAGCTGGAACTGGAGGCACAG ATTTCTGAGCGGCGCTTGCAAGAGAGAGAGGCCATGATGCGCCTGGAAGAGGAGGAAAGAGAAGAGAAATTGGCTGAGGAAGAAGACGAGTATTTGGCAGAACAAGAGGCAGAGATCATGACAGAGAGGGGTTATCAGGACAAG gTGTTTAGTCGCCCCCGGCCCGCCTGGTCATGA